gtccccaaaatgtgtcatacttttggagccAATGCCGTGGCaatggaggtaaaatatagtggttgcaacttgtccaggggataagtacatagctcaatatggttgtccccagtgatttttggacaagaggataagtgcttatttcgaacactgaatgtgagaaaatatgcatgtacatgtacacaggaccgacagcttaaagttcCCTCCGAAGCACGAAGCAAGTAGAGTGGTGCCTTAGAGCcagacctgggattcgaaccccttgacccttggattcacagtcctacgccttaaccgctaggccacgctctcctcttgTCTTGTCGGGTCTTGGAAAAACCTTATTGTGCCCACCTTAGTTTACTCGAGAActgtagcttcgaatttgcacacgatgcTAGAGTACCGTACGTTGCtatcggtcggacagcggtgcacttttttgcaccggaggttcaTAATtcttttaatgttgaaatttggatgaaagtagTTGGGATTATGCCTGGCTATGCACTTTCAAGTTTcatgttgatgatgttgatgatacaTGTATGCTCAGGCAAACTGTTCCAACTCTGTATGGTGTGGGGAAATCAAGAAAAATTATGATGGGTGCATTAAGGTAtatgcagtgaccatgttcaagagtGAATAGAAATAATTTGGCTAGTCCTCTTTCAAGTACGgtaccttgttctacaaacttattgATTGCCACTCGTACAACACGCATACAAACAGTTATAAAAATTCATCGGTACCCGGTATTATTAATTCCAATAGCCTTAAGTTAGCACACATACGTGGTCttataaaggaggatttcgtgatcctagcatcctctttttatcacatttttcagtagatattcacaaaaaaagcttatttccaaaatttcagttgattccgattttatgcttatgaagttatgcatgattatgtgtattacactgctccatagataggtatgttcataaaattttgaagttcaatatttttagctgaaagttctttcatttgaaagagaatcaaattacctaaacaataaggagtcaatcatgtttctagtgcatatacttttgaagttacagacaaaaataatgtcaccaaattgaccaaaattttgtgtgtgaaattgtgacagcaggcacatgtacaatgtacactactgtatgtgaccccagatgacctcctattctttactgtaagaaagctgttttggatggtcttgatttacacacaaattgcttttgagctaaatcgagtgtcaacttggtggaacatggattgcactatgtgatagtttatgaatccagtatcatgccagtaccaacataagtcaacatcagttaggttttggttgtcaaaattaatttttagtaattttttccattgagccccacagtaaagccatttttggactgtACAGGCACATTGCACTTCCCTATGgatgaatagcgccacctatagtgtgtgatgtgaccCTGACTACCATAGACATGTGGGAAAgttgtaatttcgctctggtgcaccagaacgaaattcaaatttagcgatatttttgctaaactaattaagctgcaagaaatatttggtacataaacattatgtagccagaggtatccagtggtgtaaaaatctcaactttttttttttggaaaagtgggggatgaggctgtggatcacttaaatgcccctttaataaaaataaattacatttaaaaatgattaaaagtttaaaaaatgaacatcTTTAACAAAAAATATACATGTCATTTTAATTATGCACATCCAGTGTTATCaatttaactttaaaaataataatacaattctGACATAATATGTTGTGATAAATTTGTTTGaatttattaaaatgtaaattttaaaattcaaagaaAGAGTAATATGTGTGGCATGTCCAACCAACCAGCAAACCATGGCATACATTGTGTGATGTCAGCAAATTGAAAGCTAAAATGTTTCTTCAAAGGTCATCAGACAAGCACAATTAATTGATTGTTTATACACGGAATGTACTTACGTAGAATCATCGAGCTACTAATGGAAGGAGATTCCACAGAAAAATCttaatccactcaatagggttaagccgattacgctattcaatgcgagtcatcacttgaatggatttaatcagtacagtccctcaaacacggcggttttgatgtttatgatcgttatgcgacaatatcgatcatctattttaaaatgtaatttaaaccgACTTCTAGGTGACCCGCATCGAAATTGATGGTgttagtgcccttttgcatcgggtcacatgatcttcgattgcgccattgtgtttccgagttgatttactagcgaaaacctgatgATTCCCCcttttccttccaaagttacggtgaatttatgtattttttctgatcgtgattagtaatactggcgggtgtctgcgggacttttaaaccagtggaaatgatttggaaaggttttccaagactggcaatgttgtttctacgatccgccaagcttggccataagaaatattggcgttataaaattaccggaagtaaattgttttcctttgtttatggtcacggccacaatgctttgtgggtaaaaatgatgtcattctgcttagaagtcgcgataacagtggttcataaccggccaagctcaatagattAATAGCTTACCAAATCGATAGTGCGCCATTCATAtctgattgctcagtatcgactcataaccatcatagtacaaagggaactgggttcgtggATTCTCCTTCTATGATATCTCGATGGTAGAATATAATGTTGAATGAGAATAACCATCTTTTTTTGTGATTCCAGCAGTCTTATTGCACCGGTACTGCCAGCCTGTACTTTGTATTTGTAGGCCTATCTatttatagtgggaattccaattgaatgaacgcagcttttaatagcgtgacaaatttttgcgtacactgcgtgatgtacgCCAGCTGCAGCGACTGCGTGAGTAACGCTAAAGTGaatcaaccatgccaacacactcatgattggttagcattgtatccaaggtcgtgtgttcgcgttgtagtttgaaatacgcgatatacgatcgcggttggatcgagtgcagctgttgaaagctgtgttcattcaattggaattcttactataagtATTCTGCACTTTTTATAATTATCACAATTTTATTTACTATTGAAGTTTGATTCACTTCAAGTTTCACCAGTTGTCATCACATATAGTTGTAATTGTTATGATTTCTTTGTGTGCATTGTACACTACAAGCTACATTTGTACTTGTACAATGTATAAGCTAATCATATATATTCTGTTATCAGAAAGTGCTGTGTCATGGGAAGataatactacatgtagtatttaaTCTGTGTTTGCTCTCGCTGTTGATTTTCcggtatgaatgaatgaatgaatgagaaaAACTATCATGTCATGTAGACAGTCAACTCTTCTGAACTGCCTGTAATAGTGACATTTGTTTAGTAAAATTGCATAGTACCATTGGACTTTGCAAGTACTTAATTTCGTTATATCGCAGTTTACAATTGACTACAAGCTAGCAAGTGATAACGGAAATATAATGCGTATGCCATTACCAGAAAGTGCAATGTCATGCATGGATAGGTAATATTCAGTGTTTGTTCTGATGATTTTCTCATTTCTCTGATTTTCTCATTtctctgattgattgattgattgattactgaaaCTTTATTTTATGCCTATTTacatactttgatcagcttgtaattggtgataattattcggtttttgttactgcacgagtcTATAATAAAGTCCCAATTTCTAGCCAagtaaattcacaaaagtgtgCGACTGCATCGGTCACGCAATATGCAGTATGCATAGGTGCTGCGCCTGACTGTGTAAGCCATTTTATATCTATCCACGATGCCACAAGTCCCATTACAAGCTGATCAGCAGAATGGAATATATCACAGTTTATATAGTTATCGCAATTTACGATTTGATCCAATTTTTACATGTAATTGTTATGATTTCTTTGTGTACAATATATCTATTAGGCTAGATACAATCAAATTATAATGTATATATTCCGTTATCAGAAAGTGCTACGTCATGTGTAGTTAATATTTAATCTGTGTTTGCTCTGTTGATTTCCAATTCCAGATAACCATATTCAACAACATATAAAATACCCAACAAATGAACTGTGTCGTCCAGTTTTAAAACAGACTTTTCTTCATACAACTTGTCTTACTGACCTCACATCATGCATCGTGTACCGACCATCCTCCAGGGTTACCAGCGTGTTGCCCAGGCCGTCAAACCAGCGGATGCAAGCAAACTATTAAAACAGAGACTCCAGGAGTTGAAAAACACAAATAGCAGTCCAAAGATAATGAAACTACAAAATCTGGCGAGGGTAAAACAAGGTGTGCACCGGGAGTACTTTCACACATCCGGCATGTATCGTATGAGCAGTTTTGGTGTGGCTTACGAACCGTGGTCTGACGATATGGCTTGCATACTACAAGGGACTTGTTTACCGGGGAGCACGCGATACTGCCGAACAAATTCCATGTTTGGTAAGATGGAACTCTCTGACATCAACCAAGGAGTTCAAGTAAGGAATTTCCACACCACATCGAGACCTCTTCCGATTTATGATATCAAATCAATGCGTGATTTCACAACCACTCCCACCAGCTTTACAGATTGTCAGTTTCCAACTGGCTTCAAAGCAGAACCATGGACTGAGGACATAGCATGTGTTCTACAGGGAGCATGCCTTCCCGGAAGCACACGCTACTGCCGTACCAATTCAATGTTTGGTCCGATGCAGATGAGCGATGTCCAGCAGGATGCGCCCAGACGATATTACTCGACAGACGCCCCCGGTGACGGAGGGCAGGTGAGTCAGAGGCAGAGACTGAAGCTTGCGGTGCGAGATTATGGGTCAACGGTGATTGTATTCCATATATGCATCTCACTCATATCACTAGGCAGTTTCTACTTGGCAGTGTCGAGGTGATTATTGCTAACTTGCTTTCATGCTTAGGGAATTGACGAAATGATCAGTggtgtcctataaacgaaactagatTCACTAGGAGGGGAGGGGTCAAAAAGAGCAAATTGCATTTGTAAAATGAAGGGTATAAATGACTACAGTCCAGCTTGAATTCACGGTGTATCCTTCATGTAAGAAATCATTAAGCAACTTGGCAACTCCCTCAGTAGAGATGAAGATCTCTGGCATGCTGGGAACATGCAAATCAGATTCCTGGGGAAGATTTGGTTTTTCATCGGTGAAAACCGACTTAAACTGATCGTTTAAGATCTCGACCTTGAATCTGTTTTCTGATTCAAGTTTGCCATCCCTTTTCAAGGTTGGAATACCTGTCGAATCGACTTTTAAACTCTTGATAAATGACCAAAACCTTTTTGGCGAATCTGAACAAACGGATGATACATTTGTATGTAGCTCCTGTTAGAGagcaccaaacaaatcccaactctaaccctaaccattacctaaccctaatcctaaatccaaaccctaaccctaactctaatcctatagTATTTCATGCTCTCTTGCACTAAGGATAAACCGAATTCACTGAAGCATTTTGGAGGACATGTGGCATATagcactcaaataccatcttgcagtgttattaccccattttGAGTAAACTTTGGCTGTTGCATTGTTAGCACTTCAGACATTCAGTGCAGCAAATTTTtacatataattcacttatccagatttttcacttTTCCGGCCAATGtttggtcctatcatggtcggataagagaggttggactgtatacaGAATTTTCAACATAAATGATTATGTTTTAAGTAGGACAGCTAGAGGGAATCGAACCAGCCATGTAACAAACTAGTTTGCGTTTATAGAACATCACCGATCTTTTTGTTTATTCCCTTTTAACAACAGAGTTGCCAATCTTTGCCTTCTTTGGGCATACAATGTAGGTTGTATCAGGCTACCATTTTAGATTTCAGTACAAAATATCTTATGGCACCACGAGACATAAAAAATTGTGCCTATTTCATAAACATTCCAAATAATTCCCAGTCTACATTTTAATAGTcaatgtttttgtaattttttgaaaattgcttAAATTTCAGACTAGTTGGCAATATGTCGATCAGCGTGTCACTAATCTGTGAATTCAAAACAAGATTTTTAACTCTGTGATCAATGTTGCTTTAATTTGCTCTTTGTACAATGTATGTTGTGTTGcacttaaccctaaccttaccgGTACCTACGTGTACCTGTAGACAGTACTAAACTTAAATCAATCATGGACTCCAGAAAAAGCTACTGCTTGGGTGCCTCCCCTTGAGCGAGGCGGGTGGTCAACACAATAAGGCACCTCCGATCAAACCCCCCTCGGGccattagttgtttggttatcaaaacttccttcacccaatggaatttggggagctgcacagataattggtggataaCACGCAAGGATGTTCGGTAAGATCGGAAGGGcgtcggcagcaacctagttgatgcgatctgattgtgatgattcaccattgcagcgaaaatacagcgctttgagtcctctaagatctggagaaaggtgctttataaatccaaaatttattattattatatttattagggTCAATATTAAAAGTCTGTAATTATGGTCTAAAATAGACAACCATaaatttttaccccaaaacacCATGGAATGCATGTACAACAGTACAAGGTGTTGGAGCTATTTATATAGCACTGCTACAAGGGTGTATTCACAGGGAGAGGTCACATGCGTGATGCGTGTGTTGGTTGTCCACTCATGCCTTAACTGACAACCAGTAAGGCTGCCCTGGCCCTCAGTACTTCTTGGTCCCCTTCTGTGCCTGCCAGTCACTACATATTGGCATTCTTTTTTCCCCTTGCCACACCCACATGCAATGTGGGGTACAATGTGCCAGAGGCAGGCGGAGGGAGTTCTCGATTACATTTTGACATGGGTGTGCTGCTGGAACTCTGAATCCCTTActcatgtttagggatttttgtACAAAAAGGCtgattgacagtttttgaccaatttttctTAAATTAGGACCCACGTTtaaggattttttttctcaaattgggaCCCATGTTTGGATTTTTACCTAAAAATAGGCTGATTGACCAATATTTCTCATAGCGGGACTGATGTTCAGggatttttcttgcaaaaaacTACCCATTAGAGCAGCACATCCCCACCTTATGAGTAAACAGCCCCTTGGGCATCAATCACCCTCCTCTTCACCTAAAATACTACTCTCTGTGTGACTACTCTTAGCACAGCAGGGGCAGGCAACACATATGTAGGGGTTCTCCAAGCAACCCACTCTCAAGCCATATTGGGGTTAAGATCTGCcaagttttattttttacatCTTGCTTAATTTTCTTGATAAATATCAGGTATGCATTCTGGTAGATCTGCAGCTTCATTCTTGTACTGTACTCACATCTAATCACGCATAATGAGTTGACAAAACACCAGCTGTTTgtgtttatgttaaaatattaattaaaatattaattaagaatgacaaaatacttttcaaacatattttatacCAGCGAGGGGGTGGGgttattttgtcttttaaattTTACATGGTTGTGTGGTGAGGAGCGCAACATTTTGGGAGATGAAAaatgatttacatgtacatgtacaggcaAAATAAGGGCCTCAGAAACTAAAATTTTGGGTCTAATGAACTCAAATTAAACTAACATATTAGTTATGAAAACTAGTTTATGAACACCTAATTTATTGCAACCTGAAGTGTGATCCCTAATGGGGGTCTTTGCTGATTTGTACTACCTTGACATGCTTTGATATTTGTGCATGCTTACTCTCTCTGTTTTACCTTCGCCACACCCACAAGAGAGGTGCAACACCACCTCTCCTCCTCATCTCCCTtcagtggggtggggtggggtgggcagGTGCAACACCACCTCTCCTCCTCATCTTTCTTCAGTGGGGTGGGGTGGGCAGGTGCAACACCACCTCTCCTCCTCATCTCCCTTCAGTGGGATGGGGGTGGGCAGGTGCAATACCACCTCTCCTCCTCATCTCCCCTCCAGGCTCAAGTGGGTTAAGGCAAGTGAAAATAATACCAGCACTTCTTTTGGCATGGCTGCATGATATACTTGTATAATATTTTTCACTCACACCTTTATACTAGTACATGATTTATGATGGTGAATGGTTAGGACTTGTAAACGGACTCAAATGCACTGTCATGTGCTtgctcatacatgtatgtaccagggttcgatttactttgaaaaacttgcttggcaattttcagcaaaaatattatttaggtgatgttcttataatattagcataagtttacattgtaaaatattgctatacaagctgatattttgtgtagcaggttgtccaaaatggggaacattttgctccacaacacaagttaaatcgaaccctggtaTGTACCCTGCGCAACCATGAATGACATGCTATATGTTACATAATACTGTCATCCATCATGGTATTTGCTAACATTTATTACTCAATTGTTAGTGCACAAATAAGCCTACTAGTAACGGTACTATTTACTCATTGCTCGTAATATACAGCAGCAGATGACAGCAAGTTGGAATTGAACTATTTAATTCATTGATCATCTTTAGCGTACTGTCAATCCGAGGGATtgggcatgaccttaatcttccacatgggatGTAGTATCAAATGGGGCTATACTGAATGAGTGACTctgtttaaaatctacaccctctgtgtgcaagatgaaggtcatgtcttcaacaggaggtatatggatttcaactggaatagcccaatatagggATGAATTTGATCGCATTTTTAGTGTTCATCTGTTTCTATCCAAAATTAACCTcagtttgtttttcattattagcaTAAAAATTGCAATTCTTGTGTGTGGTTACAATGTAGTGTGCATATGGCGAATGCCCTAGCATAGCCATCCTGGGAGCAGGATAACATACTGTTCCAACCCCCCACCCTAACTTACGCCAGTACGCCAGTTATGATCATTAAGTCAAAATGCATGCTCAGTAGCTCAACCattgtaagggaacaaaccaaaagtttgatgaaatcTTATGAAAGTCCTTCCATTACATTTAGGGGAGTCAAAAAGTTAGAATATGTTTGTTAAAAAACTATTTAAAATATCGGTCAAAGTTTTATCTTTTGggttgaaattttaaacatttcaaacttgctttAGAGGGAgggacatcatcaaacttttggtttgtttcctaGCACGAATGATGATTTTTAACTCATCAATTCCAGGGGGATTAATTACAAAAATGTATGGGATGTGAGCAAATACGGAAGTTGATTGTTTTAAATGGCTTTAATTATTGCAGGATCTGGAAAAACTCACAAAATCAGAAAGGTATCTGATTTcatacaactttttttttctcaatGGATCCTACTTTTTAGTACTTATGACTTGAATGAATAAGGATTACTATTTTCCTTAAATTTACTTGAAAGTAACCTGTTTTATGTAAATCGTTGTTCAAGCAAATCAGAATTTAAAGATgacctaattttaatttttttacagtcACAAGGATATATTATGTCCGATTTGTAATGCGATTATGTAAATTTCTTAACTCTAACTCAATTTTTGAACATAAATGCTTTTCTTTCCATTTTTACAGTGGTATTGACGTGCAAGCACTCCTAAGCAAGATCGGCCTCAGCCAGGAAATAATAGCATCAAAATTTGCCACAGGAACTAGTACTTTTGTCATGGCCTATGCTGTACACAAAGTATTTGCCCCTGTAAGAATTGGAATCACACTAACCTGTACACCATTCATTGTTAAATATCTACGAGGAATCGGATTATTAAAAAAAGCTAAAGCTGTAACAAAATGAGAGATTTTATAATGTTATGACAAAAAATGTTTGTTATACTATAGTATTTATTTTTTCCTACAAAAATGATGAAAACAGGCACAGTTGAGCTATAcacctcactaggatccacaacatgctcgtctatcaaggcacagttctttaatcccaataatttgcacattcattgtatgaccttagaaaatttgagtacaaaaactcatactccaaaacttgaagtcaaattttgcactatggttgtttaattgaggtcattgaactatgccattaggatgaggccattgcatgtctcattagccttttcgaagcatggcatacatgtacaaaataagagggcagtattcaatatgggtaaactctgccaaattcaaaagactttacccagtTCGTGCAGCACCATCCTAaattgtgtccgccatacctcTAAAAGGCTAATACAGTATGCATGTGTGTAAACAAAGGTGTTACAATCAAAACATTCTCTCACTTACATAGATGCATTTTGGCACCAAGTAATGCTAAGCTAACAAAGAACATgctaaacttcaaagctagtgctggtgactCGAGGTACATGTAGTCATGGTGGAGTGGACTATAggagcaggggtagcgctaggttgctttttggggtcccggacccaccaaaatataattcagaccccctgtttttaaaattttctgcaagttcaggggtctctgcggacactggagtgtttagttctagtgCTACCCCTGTATAGGAGGTTGAGCTTATTTAATCACATCCCGGAATGGTAAAGTGATGTTTACACACAAAACTATCATCACTATAATGGCAACTCTGCAACCATGTAGTATCAATGAAACTTGGGCTTCTGTGATCATTAAATGTCGAATCCATGATAAAATGCTGCTGATTCCTTGTAAATACAATGAATCGCATAAACTGATAGCAAAATTAGTTGTTTGTTGCtgatattattttcaagttatggCCAAAACAAGTGGGCAACTTTATATGTTTATATTGCAATACAAAAAATGGTAGTAGCAGATGAGAAAATATACAGACCAATCACCAACAGGCAGCATCACACATTATAAAATTAGGGCCAATCGTCCCATGCAGTGCGAAAGACATGAAAACACAGAATTCTCCATTGCGTAACACAAGATGCTCATAATTGAATGCCCGGCCCTCATAAATATGCATGAATTCACAGCATATAAAGCACTTTGCTTGTTTGTGGATGTTCTGTATATTTTCCAGTCTGTGTGATATAGATCTATTTATTAAATGGCTCAGTTTTGTTTAATCATGGCACAGACTTGTGTAGGTATTGTGCCCGGGTATTGTGTAGCTATCAATTAACAGGAATCATGattattgtacaatgtacatgtgtaaATAATTAAAGGAAGAATAAAATGATTATCAAAATAGGGTGcctttaaaataaacatttatgcAATTTTCATGGGTAACTTCAATATAGAGGCATATCCATAATTGCTCTATGAATATGTGGATTATGGGTTTCTCTGCTAGAAGTGAGTTTGACTGAATTTACCCTGTCATTGTATGTCTTGGAACAACCCGGAGCGTACATCGCACTGGAACACATACTGTGCGCTATGCTGCAGGGGTGTGTGTGCTGTTACTGAAAAAGTGTTAACAATGCTCATAAGGAATTTCAGTCAAACTACATGACTTCTGGTAGAAAATCCAGGATGTAACCCTACTGAGCAACTAacataggggctgtgcaataattatctggcCCCCTCGcctgcataggcgtagatcgggggtggGGATAAATCCCaccaatattttgaaattaacctcgtatttggccattttagctatGCGCGATTTAATTCCACTTTTGccccatatttcatcagtttagcctCAATATATGGCAAAGTTTTTCACATGCTTCGCATGCATTTGTACCAgtaacttattctgttgccaaaaagtGATGGATtccctatacttcaagaattttttccaacaccaccccccccccctcaatgtcaaaaagaaatctagacCACTCGCCTGGTGGGGAAAGGAATTTTTGAAGGGGATGGGGTACATTCATGGGGTATCTTTTAAATAGAATACTCTAAAATTAAGGGTTAGGAAAAAAACCCATATGCTGGCATTATATATATAGAAcattttaaggtttgtaaattgggtttCCATTTTTGGGCAGGCcatttaattttgaaatttgcccacccTAGGGAGGCagctaattattgcacagctccataGGGTAATTTGACTACAATGTATATGTATGTGACCTGCTATCACAAAATCAGTGTAAAGTCGCTGCAACTTTAagctcattttgttgagttggtgGTTTCAAGATATTTGGTCTGACTAAGTTGCGGGCTAAGTTTGTTTGccgccacctgtacaagccagtagtattatccttcgtgaatggcccattgtgcccccattcacaaaggacatacagacatacttagtggctttaaaaggtgagtgaacaccaacgcagtagccagggcgttttgagtgactaacaccttgcgactttacgctgattttgtggtagcaggtcacatattgtgTATGTTTCATAGTACTTCTGTTGTATTATTGTCAATGGTGTATaacaggggtccgcaaatagcggagCGCGCACCACATATGGCGcaccgtggcttcccgagtggcgcgcggcgccgtgtagatttttaaaaaaaattaaaaacatttttaaaacaaatcaaacttcgcaggaatatctccaatattctatatATCAACATTTAATAtgtaaaatagtacaaaatattgcaccaaatggtgtcatttgcacctcaaatttcaaaaatgcataGCTTCTCCCCGGGCGACTTttgcagccattgagtggcgctttgcagttttcttttacttcatgtttgtgtttgtttttttttgtttgtctggTTGTCAAGCAGGTAAGACGTGTTTTCACGCCTCTCTGGCTGACCATATAAAATCAATGGCAATCAGTTAAGCTTATTATAAGCTTTACCTGCATGTTGTATTACAAGTTTATACACTGTACTGAATATGCTGTTGTTGTAGTATAGTATACTGTTGTTGTAGTATAGTACTATTATAACTcaatgttgtacattttaatatCCCTATGATTGCTATGGTCACAATATTGTAATaccttttatattaatttttccaCATCTGGAATATAGTGtgcattttgttttctgtatATTCATTGCTTGTACCAACATCATAATGGCTGATCAAGATAAGGCCGAAAAAATAAGTGCCAGTAGTTTTATTGGGGAAGTCATGGCAAGTTCTGAGTACAGGAACTTCATGAAAACCATAATTGCTGAAGTTGTTGATGAAAAAATCATACCAAGGTTAGAAAAATGTGAAAGTGATGTACATGACCTATTTGGTAGAGTAGAAGCTCTTGAGTGTAGTAGTAAAGATAACGATGATCTGGTCGATGTAATCACCAACCTAGAAAAAGAGTTAAATGAGCTTGAGCAGTACAGTCGTAGGAACAGATTACGAGTGTCTGGTATCCCTGAGAAATTAAATGAATCCACcaatgaaattgtgaaaaaactgGCTCAGGAAAAGTTGAATGTTTGTATAGAAGACCAAGATATTGACAG
This DNA window, taken from Amphiura filiformis chromosome 16, Afil_fr2py, whole genome shotgun sequence, encodes the following:
- the LOC140135845 gene encoding uncharacterized protein; the protein is MHRVPTILQGYQRVAQAVKPADASKLLKQRLQELKNTNSSPKIMKLQNLARVKQGVHREYFHTSGMYRMSSFGVAYEPWSDDMACILQGTCLPGSTRYCRTNSMFGKMELSDINQGVQVRNFHTTSRPLPIYDIKSMRDFTTTPTSFTDCQFPTGFKAEPWTEDIACVLQGACLPGSTRYCRTNSMFGPMQMSDVQQDAPRRYYSTDAPGDGGQVSQRQRLKLAVRDYGSTVIVFHICISLISLGSFYLAVSSGIDVQALLSKIGLSQEIIASKFATGTSTFVMAYAVHKVFAPVRIGITLTCTPFIVKYLRGIGLLKKAKAVTK